A stretch of Oreochromis aureus strain Israel breed Guangdong linkage group 11, ZZ_aureus, whole genome shotgun sequence DNA encodes these proteins:
- the si:dkey-26c10.5 gene encoding C-type lectin domain family 6 member A isoform X1: MYIKFCRSYGEDKKDEADENLQPKLSVELEGKKGKEPTGGNVRLYRAVCLFLTLLCIVLLVVVIVLSLKLQTGPAVCPVIEESATAKEAVPAFDPGCSFDTCQARFPAIHIKHHGCRLCGDGWMTFGRSCFFLSTFRLKWHQSQQNCTSRGGSLAVITSKDVQDFLTQRGNLQYWMGTIQKGTEWTWVDGTKLQESYWAEDPRTGDCGILDSTGPSTRNWIKASCNVATYFICQLPLL, translated from the exons ATGTACATTAAATTCTGCCGCAGTTACGGTGAGGATAAGAAAGATGAGGCTGATGAAAACTTGCAACCCAAGTTATCGGTTGAACTGGAGGGGAAGAAAG GCAAAGAACCGACTGGAGGAAATGTGCGTCTGTACCGTGCAGTGTGCCTTTTCCTCACCTTATTGTGCATCGTCCTTCTGGTGGTTGTCATTGTCCTCAGCCTGAAAT TGCAAACTGGACCCGCAGTCTGCCCGGTGATAGAGGAAAGTGCAACAGCTAAAGAAGCAGTACCTGCGTTTGATCCAGGATGCTCCTTCGACACCTGCCAGGCCCGCTTCCCAGCTATTCACATTAAAC ATCATGGCTGCCGGCTGTGTGGTGACGGGTGGATGACCTTTGGCCGATCTTGCTTTTTCCTGTCGACTTTTAGACTGAAGTGGCACCAGAGCCAGCAGAACTGCACCTCCAGAGGGGGATCTCTGGCTGTTATTACAAGCAAAGACGTTCAG gaTTTTCTGACACAGAGAGGGAATCTCCAATACTGGATGGGCACCATTCAAAAAGGCACTGAATGGACCTGGGTTGACGGCACAAAGCTGCAAGAGAG ctATTGGGCAGAAGATCCAAGAACTGGGGATTGTGGGATCCTCGACAGCACAGGACCATCCACCAGAAACTGGATTAAAGCTTCCTGCAACGTCGCCACTTACTTCATCTGTCAGCTGCCGCTCTTGTAA